One region of Eupeodes corollae chromosome 1, idEupCoro1.1, whole genome shotgun sequence genomic DNA includes:
- the LOC129939141 gene encoding gram-negative bacteria-binding protein 1-like, with the protein MKTFKTGNAFNMHLAFYACLFLNLLVSALTYTIPDPKVQILSPKGLRISIPHENGIVLVGYHININKPIALLQPGDYIGDITNPSNGQWVFEIRNAFIDPGDKINFWVHVQYGSYAFRKLGSEIASGDAVNISEPSSDSEDPPPILTPTSSSETYTRPTSPTTTDDEFTCEPSRTTVDRKIVCKGQLIFEDNFNTLNWTKWKREVRIPLYANDAEFVSFQKRDENCYVSDGQLHIVPNLLSEVPGFTESSIRTGELDLGSDCTGIVDISQECTRHAQFSQILPPVVSARIRTKDFFSFRYGKVEVRAKLPRGDWLFPLILLEPIENYYGFTEYASGQMRVAFIRGNEFLNDRDDNEISGYRIAGGVVLATREALRDVWLKGSLRRTHLGNDFHTYTLTWTDNLISLEIDGNEYAIIRGGFSRLYTTQNLKHAKLWDNGNAMAPFDREFFLTLGVSAGGHSDFPDGVLNGFARLEKPWKNEHPKAELQFWNDRENWLKTWNGENAGLHVDYIRVYAL; encoded by the exons ATGAAAATGGAATCGTTTTGGTGGGCTATCACATAAACATTAACAAGCCCATCGCCTTACTGCAGCCTGGAGATTATATTGGCGATATAACAAACCCCTCCAATGGACAATgggtttttgaaataagaaatgcCTTCATTGATCctggagataaaattaatttctgggTCCATGTTCAATACGGAAGCTATGCATTCCGAAAGTTAGGTTCTGAAATTGCATCGGGCGATGCTGTTAATATTTCCGAACCATCTTCAGATTCCGAAGACCCGCCACCAATTCTAACACCAACAAGTAGCTCAGAAACATACACCCGCCCGACATCACCCACCACCACCGATGACGAATTCACTTGTGAACCCTCGAGAACAACAGTTGATCGAAAAATCGTCTGCAAAGGTCAACTTATCTTCGAAGACAACTTCAACACTCTGAATTGGACGAAATGGAAGCGAGAAGTTCGAATACCGCTCTATGCGAATGATGCTGAATTTGTTTCCTTTCAAAAACGGGATGAGAATTGTTATGTCAGCGATGGACAGTTACACATTGTACCCAATTTATTGtctgaagttcctgggtttacTGAGTCTAGTATAAGAACTGGAGAATTGGATCTTGGATCTGA TTGCACAGGAATTGTCGATATCTCTCAGGAATGCACAAGGCACGCACAGTTTTCACAAATTCTTCCACCAGTGGTGTCGGCAAGAATTCGAACAAAGGACTTTTTCAGTTTTCGTTATGGCAAGGTTGAGGTACGGGCAAAATTGCCTCGAGGAGATTGGCTATTTCcat TGATTTTGTTGGAACCTATAGAAAATTATTACGGATTCACAGAATACGCCTCGGGACAGATGAGGGTGGCGTTTATTCGTGGCAATGAATTTCTGAACGATCGCGATGATAATGAAATTTCAGGATATCGCATTGCTGGAGGAGTTGTTTTGGCAACAAGGGAAGCACTTCGTGATGTATGGTTAAAGGGAAGTTTACGAAGAACGCACTTGGGAAATGACTTTCACACTTATACACTCACTTGGACGGATAATTTGATATCACTCGAAATTGATGGTAATGAATATGCTATAATTCGGGGTGGGTTCTCGAGACTTTATACAACACAAAATCTAAAACATGCCAAGCTATGGGATAATGGCAATGCTATGGCTCCGTTTGACAGAGAG tttttcctAACTCTAGGCGTTTCAGCTGGAGGACATTCTGATTTCCCTGACGGTGTCTTGAATGGATTTGCGCGACTTGAGAAACCATGGAAAAATGAACACCCAAAGGCGGAATTACAGTTCTGGAATGATCGAGAGAATTGGTTAAAGACTTGGAATGGAGAGAATGCTGGACTTCACGTAGACTATATAAGAGTCTAcgcactttaa
- the LOC129939143 gene encoding beta-1,3-glucan-binding protein-like has translation MNFCLYLSIIVNLIVNSLSYSIPEPKVEILSPQGLRISIPHEKGIVLVAYHINIDKPIALNQPGEYSADITEPTNDNKWLFHISNAFIDPGNKVNYWMHVQYGGYAYRKLGSQVAGGSPVEISDSESTTGSTTKVQQLPNDCEKSVTTVGRNAVCKGQLIFEDNFESLNWTMWKREVRIPIDTDDSMFVSFQDRSENCYVSDGKLHIVPNLLTEVPGFNETRIRTGKMDLGAKCTAIIDMSRECIRNARFFQVLPPVVSARINTKDFFTFRFGRVEVRAKMPKGDWLFPLILLEPAESYYGFTDYSSGQMRVAFIRSNELLESKTGDDLSGKRIMGGIVLSTGDELRDSWLKSSLRRSHMGDEYHNFTLIWNEEDISLHLDGKEYGFIRGGFSKLTQTHSLPHASLWSNRHLMAPFDREFFLTLGLGAGGHSDFPGGCLNGPTKLNKAWRNHHPKAELRFWNDRENWLKTWNGDQSGLHVDYVKVYAL, from the exons ATGAATTTCTGTTTATATTTGTCTATAATAGTAAATTTAATTGTGAATTCATTGAGTTATTCGATTCCAGAACCCAAAGTTGAAATTCTTAGTCCACAGGGATTACGAATTTCTATTCCAC atgAAAAGGGGATTGTCCTTGTTGCATATCATATAAACATTGATAAACCGATCGCCCTAAATCAACCTGGAGAATATTCTGCCGATATTACTGAGCCTACAAATGATAACAAGTGGTTGTTTCATATTTCCAACGCTTTCATTGATCCCGGAAATAAAGTAAACTATTGGATGCATGTTCAATATGGAGGATATGCTTATCGAAAATTAGGATCGCAAGTAGCTGGAGGATCGCCCGTAGAGATTTCCGATTCGGAGTCGACAACAGGCTCCACAACTAAAGTGCAACAACTTCCCAATGATTGTGAAAAGTCTGTTACAACAGTGGGACGCAATGCAGTCTGTAAAGGTCAACTTATTTTCGAAGACAATTTCGAAAGCTTAAATTGGACTATGTGGAAACGGGAAGTTCGAATTCCCATTGATACTGATGATTCGATGTTTGTGTCATTCCAAGATAGATCTGAAAATTGTTATGTGAGCGATGGAAAATTACATATTGTACCAAATTTATTAACAGAGGTTCCAGGCTTCAATGAGACGAGAATTCGAACTGGAAAGATGGACTTGGGAGcgaa atGTACAGCAATAATTGATATGTCCAGGGAGTGCATAAGAAATGCAAGATTCTTCCAAGTCCTACCACCGGTAGTATCGGCAAGAATCaatacaaaagattttttcACTTTTCGATTTGGAAGAGTCGAAGTTCGGGCCAAAATGCCTAAAGGCGATTGGCTATTTCCAT TGATACTTCTTGAACCAGCCGAGAGTTACTATGGATTTACAGACTATTCTTCGGGCCAGATGAGAGTCGCATTTATTCGAAGTAACGAACTTCTAGAGAGCAAAACTGGGGATGATCTATCTGGCAAACGAATAATGGGTGGAATTGTGCTTTCAACCGGTGATGAACTTCGTGATTCTTGGCTCAAAAGCAGTCTCAGAAGATCACATATGGGTGATGAGTATCACAATTTCACCCTCATCTGGAATGAGGAAGATATTTCTTTACATCTCGATGGAAAAGAATACGGTTTTATTCGAGGAGGTTTCTCGAAACTTACCCAAACACATAGTCTACCTCATGCATCCCTTTGGAGTAATAGACATTTGATGGCACCGTTTGACAGAGAA ttctttttaacACTTGGATTAGGAGCTGGTGGACATTCTGATTTTCCAGGTGGCTGCCTTAATGgaccaacaaaattaaacaaagctTGGAGGAATCATCATCCAAAAGCTGAACTGCGATTTTGGAATGATCgggaaaattggttaaaaactTGGAATGGTGATCAATCGGGACTTCATGTGGATTATGTTAAAGTTTATGCACTATGA
- the LOC129939145 gene encoding beta-1,3-glucan-binding protein-like, with protein MKFLLNLSIFKFYIISVLVSSYTVPDATVEIIKPKGFRLSLPNENGISEVSFNVKINQRINLYQPGDFAAIIKERTNDVWAFDNINTIVKPGDEINYWVHVRFGNGKNLREVGIVPVTSKSVEILNFCPEKSQECAASSDKLECKLSATTVGGKQVCKDELIFEDNFETLDWTKWSREIRIPQSSDDGQFVMFLDKPKNCHVKNGQLHIIPSLSSEVLGKDVKRIRNGEYNLGAQCTAILDKSQECRKKAQFYQILPPVVSARINTKHSFSFRYGRVEVKAKLPKGDWLFPLMLLEPLENYYGVKNYMSGQIRIAFNRGNNILLDGNYTDISNKWIFGGVVMSNLEKYRNQFLRGTKIDLDLSADFHIYSLTWMEDQFILAIDGKVYSQNFIVDFSKWMEKIHGQTRVTSKMAPFDKEFYLAFGVAAGGHSDFPDYCKSGIDRISKPWKNGDPKAELFFWKDVDSWSKTWVSDASGLHIDYVRVYAL; from the exons atgaaatttttacttaatttaagtatttttaaattttatatcataagtGTTCTAGTCTCATCGTATACAGTTCCCGATGCGACTGTAGAAATTATAAAGCCAAAAGGATTTCGACTTTCATTACCAA ACGAAAATGGCATCAGTGAGGTGtctttcaatgtcaaaattaaTCAAAGGATAAACCTCTACCAACCTGGAGACTTTGCTGCCATAATCAAAGAACGTACAAATGATGTTTGGGCTTTTGATAATATCAACACCATAGTTAAGCCTGGCGATGAAATCAACTATTGGGTACATGTTCGATTtggaaatggaaaaaatctTCGTGAAGTTGGAATCGTCCCAGTTACGTCCAAAtctgttgaaattttaaatttttgtccagAAAAATCCCAAGAATGTGCAGCATCGAGTGATAAACTGGAATGCAAACTATCTGCAACTACAGTTGGTGGCAAACAAGTGTGCAAAGATGAATTAATATTCGAGGATAACTTTGAGACATTAGATTGGACTAAATGGAGTCGAGAAATACGAATACCACAATCATCAGATGATGGGCAATTCGTGATGTTTCTTGATAAACCAAAAAACTGTCACGTGAAGAATGGACAACTGCATATAATTCCAAGTTTGTCATCAGAAGTGCTCGGCAAAGATGTTAAACGCATTAGGAATGGAGAATACAACCTGGGAGCACA ATGTACAGCTATTCTAGATAAATCACAAGAATGTCGAAAAAAGGCTCAATTCTATCAAATCCTCCCACCAGTTGTGTCGGCTAGGATCAATACAAAGCACTCGTTTAGTTTTCGGTATGGAAGAGTTGAAGTCAAAGCGAAGCTCCCCAAAGGCGATTGGCTATTTCCAT TGATGTTGCTTGAGCCTCTGGAAAATTACTATGGAGTAAAAAACTACATGTCAGGACAGATTAGAATTGCATTCAACCGAGGGAACAATATTCTTCTAGATGGCAACTATACTGACATTTCTAACAAATGGATATTTGGTGGTGTTGTGATGTCTAACTTGGAAAAATATCGCAATCAGTTTTTACGTGGAACAAAGATTGATTTGGATCTAAGTGCAGATTTTCATATATATTCCTTAACATGGATGGAGGATCAGTTTATTTTGGCCATAGATGGAAAAGTATACAGTCAAAACTTCATAGTGGACTTTTCTAAGTGGATGGAAAAAATTCATGGTCAAACTAGAGTGACATCCAAAATGGCACCATTCGATAAAgag TTTTATCTTGCTTTTGGAGTTGCAGCAGGAGGACACTCTGATTTTCCTGATTACTGTAAAAGTGGCATTGATAGAATATCGAAGCCTTGGAAAAACGGAGATCCCAAAGCGGAATTGTTCTTTTGGAAAGATGTCGATAGTTGGTCAAAAACATGGGTTAGTGATGCTAGTGGCCTCCATATTGATTATGTGAGAGTTTATgcattgtga
- the LOC129939147 gene encoding uncharacterized protein LOC129939147 yields MWLKTSQIIANNHFPLMTKKCTPVKMFKKFLASSNEADNIPSFNFTDQENNQILEIMNSTSIDNLAKYDISKAKLNKVEAWKQKNGGKFQSINDILQVDSFSLKIAEKFYKSLLGTEPVMKPARKAAPFVTPNLHNQQINEINSSVSINVGVSSITWSRLVLNKDGPCDLTHWQRHDIKDKRLHLHDLIDRCLYVNFVIPQADCYVFENPQVAQSGTPGNADQVNINVQRAQLIAILSYALSTRNKPTERSKPNVFYLKRFLAARLFQQLIGTERVSAEKAILNLMRNYYDIDYMIDNENEKETITESPSSRGNVYFPTELQDMYKDAERYNREFLGQALLLNLAFVRLVLLQDPEAMSSVVRNAKSNPIDAQ; encoded by the exons atgtggCTAAAAACATCCCAAATTATCGCAAACAATCATTTTCCTCTAAtgacaaaaaaatgtacaccggttaaaatgttcaaaaagttCCTTGCTTCTTCTAATGAAGCCGACAATAttccttcttttaattttacggaccaagaaaataatcaaatattagAAATAATGAATTCAACATCGATTGATAATCTAGCAAa atatgaTATTTCCAaagcaaaactaaataaagtcgAAGCTTGGAAGCAAAAGAATGGGGGAAAATTTCAAAGCATTAACGACATTCTTCAAGTTGATAGTTTCTCTTTGAAGATTGCtgaaaaattctacaaaagcTTGCTGGGTACAGAACCAGTTATGAAACCAGCTCGCAAAGCTGCTCCCTTCGTCACTCCCAATCTTCATAATCAACAAATTAATGAAATCAATTCAAGTGTTTCGATAAACGTTGGAGTGTCGAGTATTACATGGTCCAGACTGGTTCTTAATAAAGACGGACCCTGTGACCTAACCCACTGGCAACGCCACGATATAAAGGATAAAAGGCTTCATCTGCATGATTTGATCGATCGTTGTTTATACGTTAATTTTGTAATTCCACAAGCTGATTGTTATGTCTTTGAGAATCCACAAGTTGCTCAAAGTGGTACTCCAGGAAATGCAGATCaagtaaatataaatgttcAAAGAGCACAATTGATCGCTATTCTAAGCTATGCTCTGTCAACTCGAAACAAACCAACAGAACGATCGAAACCAAATGTGTTTTACCTGAAGAGGTTCCTAGCAGCAAGATTATTCCAGCAGCTGATTGGAACCGAGCGTGTTTCTGCGGAGAAGGCTATTTTGAACTTAATGCGGAATTATTACGATATCGATTACATGATagataatgaaaatgaaaaggaaACTATAACTGAGTCGCCTTCTAGCCGCGGGAATGTTTATTTTCCCACTGAGTTACAAGATATGTATAAGGATGCCGAGAGGTACAATCGGGAGTTCCTTGGGCAGGCGTTGCTTTTGAATTTGGCATTTGTAAGATTGGTCCTATTGCAAGACCCAGAAGCAATGTCATCAGTTGTCCGCAACGCGAAAAGTAACCCTATTGACGCTcaataa